The following coding sequences are from one Candidatus Methylomirabilota bacterium window:
- a CDS encoding ABC transporter ATP-binding protein gives MRRVEPEIAVSIRQLSKRFRLHRGRQVFTVKDLFVRGGSAALFAGEELWALRDLSLDLPRGRMIGIIGSNGSGKSTLLKLVGGILKPTSGTIRVTGRVSALIELGAGFHPEFTGRENVYVNGILLGLSRSEIRERFDEIVAFAGLDAYIDNPVKTYSSGMYMRLGFAIAVAVEPDILLIDEVLAVGDEAFQHKCVGKIQEFKGQGKTMLLVSHDLGGVERLCDVVVWLHGGCLMAQGRPRQIIDQYLGHVASEEAQALGAEHRQAEAEAAAGTAQRWGSREIELTRVRLVDRAGAERYLYDAGEPCTIHLTYRAHRPVDDPVIGIGIFRKDGVCCYGTNTAIDGLALGKLAGEGELTVALHRLDLVEGEYLLDVAAHARDGHPYDYHSRLYAFAVRSRVKDTGVARLAHEWRVPSP, from the coding sequence GTGAGGCGGGTGGAACCCGAGATCGCCGTCTCCATCCGCCAGCTCTCCAAGCGGTTCCGCCTCCACCGAGGGCGCCAGGTGTTCACCGTGAAGGACCTGTTCGTGCGCGGCGGGAGCGCCGCGCTGTTCGCAGGCGAGGAGCTGTGGGCGCTCCGGGACCTGTCCCTGGACCTGCCGCGCGGTCGCATGATCGGCATCATCGGCTCGAACGGCTCCGGAAAGTCCACCCTCCTCAAGCTGGTGGGCGGCATCCTGAAGCCCACCTCGGGCACGATCCGCGTGACGGGCCGCGTCTCGGCGCTCATCGAGCTCGGGGCCGGGTTCCATCCCGAGTTCACGGGGCGCGAGAACGTCTACGTGAACGGCATCCTGCTCGGGCTCTCGCGGTCCGAGATCCGGGAACGCTTCGACGAGATCGTCGCCTTCGCCGGACTCGACGCGTACATCGACAATCCGGTGAAGACGTACTCGTCGGGCATGTACATGCGACTCGGCTTCGCCATCGCGGTGGCGGTGGAGCCCGACATCTTGCTGATCGACGAGGTGCTGGCGGTCGGGGACGAGGCATTCCAGCACAAGTGCGTGGGTAAGATCCAGGAGTTCAAGGGCCAGGGAAAGACGATGCTGCTCGTCTCTCACGACCTGGGCGGCGTCGAGCGGCTGTGCGACGTGGTGGTCTGGCTGCACGGCGGGTGCCTCATGGCCCAGGGCCGGCCGCGCCAGATCATCGACCAGTACCTCGGCCACGTGGCCAGCGAGGAGGCCCAGGCGCTGGGCGCCGAGCACCGCCAGGCCGAGGCCGAGGCGGCGGCGGGCACCGCCCAGCGGTGGGGGAGCCGCGAGATCGAGCTCACCCGCGTGCGTCTGGTCGACCGGGCCGGTGCCGAGCGCTACCTCTACGACGCCGGCGAGCCGTGCACGATCCACCTGACCTACCGCGCGCACCGGCCGGTGGACGATCCGGTGATCGGCATCGGGATCTTCCGCAAGGACGGGGTCTGTTGTTACGGTACCAACACGGCGATCGATGGGCTGGCCCTCGGCAAGCTGGCCGGAGAGGGCGAGCTGACCGTGGCGCTCCACCGCCTCGACCTCGTGGAAGGCGAGTACCTCCTCGACGTGGCGGCCCACGCGCGCGACGGGCACCCCTACGACTACCACAGCCGGCTCTACGCGTTCGCGGTGCGCTCGCGGGTCAAGGATACCGGGGTCGCCCGGCTGGCGCACGAGTGGAGAGTGCCGAGCCCATGA
- a CDS encoding ABC transporter permease — translation MVAHFRELYRFRTLIATLVVRELRARYRGSFLGFLWSFLNPLLLMLVYVLVFSVYLRVPMEHYAVFLFTGLLPWLWFSSSLGHATGVIVGSGALVKRILFPAEILPLVSVLSNLLNLLLSLPLLFVFLLAFGIRPGAVIAFLPVLLLIQFVLTVGLALPLAAVNVHLRDVEQILSNLLVLLFFLSPILYPVSTVPLTVHVGGALSVPLRPLYFLNPIAGLVQGYQNIIFFGREPHWIHLAMVAACAAVAFIGGYWIFDRLRDSLAEEV, via the coding sequence ATGGTCGCGCATTTCCGTGAGTTGTATCGATTTCGCACGTTGATCGCCACCCTCGTCGTGCGCGAGCTCCGAGCCCGCTACCGGGGCTCGTTCCTCGGCTTTCTGTGGTCGTTCCTGAACCCCCTCCTGCTCATGCTCGTCTACGTCCTCGTCTTCTCCGTCTACCTGCGGGTGCCGATGGAGCACTACGCGGTCTTCCTCTTCACGGGCCTCCTCCCCTGGCTCTGGTTTTCCTCGTCGCTCGGCCACGCCACCGGGGTGATCGTCGGCTCCGGGGCGCTGGTGAAGCGGATCCTCTTCCCGGCCGAGATCCTGCCGCTGGTCTCGGTGCTGTCGAACCTGCTGAACCTCCTGCTGTCCCTGCCGCTCCTCTTCGTCTTCCTTCTGGCGTTCGGGATCCGGCCGGGGGCGGTGATCGCCTTCCTGCCGGTGCTGCTCCTGATCCAGTTCGTCCTGACGGTCGGACTGGCCCTGCCGCTGGCCGCCGTCAACGTCCACCTCCGGGACGTGGAGCAGATCCTGTCGAACCTCCTGGTGCTGCTTTTCTTCCTGTCGCCCATCCTCTATCCGGTCTCCACGGTCCCGCTCACGGTCCACGTCGGCGGCGCGCTGAGCGTGCCCCTCCGCCCGCTCTACTTCCTCAACCCGATCGCCGGACTGGTCCAGGGCTACCAGAACATCATCTTCTTCGGTCGGGAGCCGCACTGGATCCATCTGGCGATGGTGGCCGCGTGCGCGGCCGTCGCCTTCATCGGGGGCTACTGGATCTTCGACCGCCTGCGCGACAGCCTGGCGGAAGAGGTGTGA
- a CDS encoding GDP-mannose 4,6-dehydratase, which produces MITGIAGFAGSHLAELALREGAAVAGTLLPGASAENLAGLGGLIRTIPCDLTEPGAVARVLEEVRPDRVFHLAGASVVGTSWARRAEVLRANLDGTFQILEGLRSVPAACLVVSSAEVYGAVPEAAQPIGETQPICPLSPYALSKACQELYAGYYVRVEQLPIVIVRAFNHVGPRQGPGFVWSDIARQIAAIQKGLGPPVLEVGTLTTRRDFTDVRDMVRAYWLLLDRARPGEIYNAASGRAVMIREIVDGFLALAGCPIEVRPSPERVRPVDMPLLLGDASRLRALTGWTSGIPLEQSLTDVLADWHQRV; this is translated from the coding sequence CTGATTACCGGCATCGCAGGGTTCGCCGGGAGCCACCTCGCCGAGCTGGCGCTTCGGGAGGGCGCCGCGGTCGCCGGGACGTTGCTGCCCGGGGCATCGGCGGAGAACCTGGCCGGGCTGGGGGGACTGATCCGGACGATCCCCTGCGACCTCACCGAGCCCGGCGCGGTTGCGCGCGTCCTCGAGGAGGTCCGGCCGGACCGGGTCTTCCACCTCGCCGGGGCCAGCGTGGTGGGAACCTCCTGGGCGCGGCGAGCCGAGGTCCTTCGGGCGAACCTCGACGGGACCTTCCAGATCCTGGAAGGGCTCCGCAGCGTCCCGGCGGCGTGTCTGGTCGTCTCCTCGGCCGAGGTCTACGGGGCGGTGCCCGAGGCCGCTCAGCCCATCGGAGAGACGCAGCCCATCTGCCCGCTGTCGCCCTACGCGCTCTCCAAGGCCTGCCAGGAGCTCTACGCGGGCTACTACGTCCGCGTCGAGCAGCTTCCCATCGTGATCGTGCGAGCCTTCAACCACGTGGGACCCCGCCAGGGTCCGGGCTTCGTGTGGAGCGACATCGCCCGCCAGATCGCGGCGATCCAGAAAGGGCTCGGCCCGCCGGTGCTGGAGGTCGGCACGCTCACCACCCGCCGGGACTTCACGGACGTGCGCGACATGGTCCGCGCCTACTGGCTCCTCCTCGACCGGGCCCGGCCGGGTGAGATCTACAACGCCGCATCCGGGCGTGCCGTGATGATCCGCGAGATCGTCGACGGGTTCCTCGCCCTGGCCGGGTGCCCGATCGAGGTGCGCCCGAGCCCCGAGCGAGTGCGACCCGTCGACATGCCGCTCCTCCTGGGGGACGCGAGCCGGCTCCGCGCCCTCACCGGCTGGACGTCCGGGATCCCGCTCGAGCAGAGCCTCACTGACGTGCTGGCCGACTGGCACCAGCGCGTGTGA
- a CDS encoding GDP-mannose 4,6-dehydratase, whose protein sequence is MRVLITGVTGFVGSHLADYLVARGDVEVYGIHRWRSRMDNVEHLRGRIELVECDLRDAAAARRMMATLRPDRIFHLAAQSYVPTSWLAPAETLTGNVIAQLNLFEAVREERFATQFHIAGSSEEYGFVRPDEIPIREENPLRPLSPYAVSKVAQDYLAYQYWMSYGLHAVRTRGFNHTGPRRGEVFVTSNFARQIAEIEKGLREPIVWVGNLEAIRDFTDVRDMVQAYWLALERGEPGEVYNICSGRGYAVRNVLDILLDVAHVKVEVREDPTRLRPSDVEVLLGDCTRFRRISGWEPTIPFEVTLKDLLEYWRQRV, encoded by the coding sequence ATGCGAGTCCTGATCACGGGTGTGACCGGCTTCGTCGGAAGTCACCTCGCCGACTATCTGGTCGCGCGCGGGGACGTCGAGGTCTACGGGATCCACCGCTGGCGGAGCCGCATGGACAACGTCGAGCACCTCCGCGGCCGGATCGAGCTGGTCGAGTGCGACCTCCGCGATGCGGCGGCCGCCCGCCGCATGATGGCCACCCTTCGCCCCGACCGGATCTTCCACCTGGCCGCCCAGAGCTACGTCCCGACCTCGTGGCTGGCGCCCGCCGAGACGCTCACCGGCAACGTGATCGCGCAGCTCAACCTCTTCGAGGCGGTCCGCGAAGAGCGGTTCGCGACGCAGTTCCACATCGCCGGGTCCAGCGAGGAGTACGGGTTCGTGCGGCCGGATGAGATCCCGATCCGCGAGGAAAACCCGCTGCGGCCCCTCTCCCCCTACGCCGTCTCGAAGGTCGCCCAGGACTACCTGGCCTACCAGTACTGGATGAGCTACGGCCTCCACGCGGTTCGCACGCGCGGCTTCAACCATACCGGCCCCCGGCGCGGTGAAGTGTTCGTGACCTCGAACTTCGCGCGCCAGATCGCCGAGATCGAGAAAGGCCTCCGGGAGCCGATCGTCTGGGTCGGCAACCTGGAGGCGATCCGGGACTTCACGGACGTGCGCGACATGGTGCAGGCCTACTGGCTCGCCCTCGAGCGGGGGGAACCCGGCGAGGTCTACAACATCTGCTCCGGACGGGGCTACGCGGTCCGCAACGTGCTCGACATCCTGCTCGACGTGGCCCACGTCAAGGTCGAGGTGCGGGAGGATCCCACGCGGCTCCGGCCGTCCGACGTGGAGGTGCTGCTCGGTGACTGCACGCGCTTCCGACGGATCTCCGGGTGGGAGCCGACCATCCCCTTCGAGGTGACACTGAAGGATCTCCTGGAATACTGGCGCCAGCGCGTCTAG
- a CDS encoding DegT/DnrJ/EryC1/StrS family aminotransferase encodes MKIPQFDLTRQNALIDPEIEAAIRGVLRSGRFILGPEGQAFEAECAAALGVGHAIGVGSGSDALKLALAGLGIGPGDEVITPAFSFVASATAVLQVGARLSFVDVDPRTLTLAPELLAAAVTPRTRAIISVHLYGLPAAMEPIRRVADARGLFVIEDAAQAFGATLNGRPVGSLGTAAAFSFYPTKPLGAYGDAGLIATDDGELAARLRRQRNHGQSQKYAHLELGWSSRLDELQAAILRVKLRHAAAWTEARRRVAARYSAGLAGCPLTLPVEPSGSRHVFHQYTIRTPRRDALIKHLAAAGIGTACHYPQPIPGQPMFRSLGLDPAAWPAAWTASQEVLSLPCFPELTEAEADAVIAAIQSFFEGDAECES; translated from the coding sequence GTGAAGATCCCGCAGTTCGACCTGACGCGCCAGAACGCCCTCATCGACCCGGAGATCGAAGCGGCGATCCGGGGCGTCCTGCGCAGCGGGCGCTTCATCCTCGGGCCGGAGGGCCAGGCGTTCGAGGCCGAATGCGCCGCCGCGCTCGGCGTCGGGCATGCCATCGGCGTCGGGTCCGGGTCGGATGCGCTCAAGCTGGCGCTGGCCGGACTGGGGATCGGGCCCGGCGACGAGGTGATCACCCCGGCCTTCTCGTTCGTGGCCTCGGCCACCGCCGTCCTCCAGGTCGGCGCCCGGCTGTCCTTCGTGGACGTCGACCCTCGCACGCTGACGCTCGCCCCCGAGCTACTGGCGGCGGCGGTCACGCCGCGGACCCGTGCCATCATCTCCGTGCACCTCTACGGGTTGCCGGCGGCGATGGAGCCGATCCGGCGCGTCGCCGACGCCCGCGGGCTCTTCGTGATCGAGGACGCCGCCCAGGCCTTCGGGGCCACGCTGAACGGCCGGCCGGTGGGAAGCCTGGGCACCGCGGCGGCCTTCAGCTTCTACCCGACCAAGCCGCTCGGCGCCTACGGGGATGCCGGACTGATCGCCACCGACGACGGGGAGCTGGCGGCGCGGCTCCGTCGCCAGCGCAACCACGGGCAATCGCAGAAGTATGCCCACCTCGAGCTCGGCTGGAGCAGCCGCCTCGACGAGCTCCAGGCGGCCATCCTCCGCGTCAAGCTCCGTCACGCGGCGGCCTGGACCGAGGCCCGCCGCCGGGTCGCGGCGCGCTACAGCGCGGGGCTGGCCGGCTGCCCGCTGACCCTGCCGGTCGAGCCGTCCGGGTCCCGGCACGTGTTTCACCAGTACACGATCCGGACACCGCGCCGGGACGCGCTCATCAAGCACCTGGCGGCAGCCGGCATCGGCACCGCGTGCCACTACCCCCAGCCGATCCCCGGGCAGCCGATGTTCCGGAGCCTCGGCCTGGATCCGGCCGCCTGGCCGGCGGCCTGGACCGCCTCCCAGGAAGTGCTCTCGCTGCCCTGCTTTCCGGAGCTCACGGAGGCCGAGGCCGACGCCGTCATCGCGGCGATCCAGAGCTTCTTCGAAGGAGACGCCGAATGCGAGTCCTGA
- the lptD gene encoding LPS assembly protein LptD produces the protein MTLFADRVQNLERERLVIAEGRVEIEQGDVRLEAERVEVNTETGEAVATGRVVFFDGRDRLVGERLEYNFRTGTGVIYQAEAFVEPHFFFLGNRMERFGEKAFRLAGGVFTTCEGESPAWHVRWGEATAYLDDWVWGTNASFWIGRVPIVPFIPFFAANLRKQRSSGLLVPTFGSSSAKGLYYQQPIYWVISDSQDLTLTPTYYGSRGWGLGAIYRYVWREESRGEMEGFGLQDTRRHEGRWVYGVRHEEQFTPKLTLKADIAQVSDDQYFSDFGNTLDEQSKQRLDSNISLTQRWEKWNLVNRLGFYEDLTTDVPIELNRLPELKLNAFSQPVPGLGGLLYELETSYNNFVRDVGSDGQRFDIRPVLSFPFSAGGYVSLTPRLAGRETVYDTKVIGIKQDRGFFVENTVKEAVTRSLFEAALDLETRAYRVFDLGGAMGIQRLQHAIEPRLTYNYIPDVNQDNLPQYDGTDKIRPTNGVAYSLTNRIKARSVSEEEGKAGRVWELARLTLSQSYDLEQPPRTEPTSPINQPVPTPSPAPPVFPPPAVKGNRLSDLTADFLFEPVLGIQFRANAVMNVYDKGRVSSATTDLSYEAKEAKVTLGTRHGDGGRLQFVQGTLTTQLGPRWVFRFSTNYDIESGTIVENRFEVDFREQCWATTLAYVHRTSDDEFRVTINLLELGHYGFGRVFASQ, from the coding sequence GTGACCCTCTTTGCGGATCGCGTCCAGAACCTCGAACGCGAGCGGCTCGTGATCGCCGAGGGCCGCGTCGAGATCGAGCAAGGCGACGTGCGCCTCGAGGCCGAGCGCGTCGAGGTCAACACCGAGACGGGAGAGGCCGTCGCGACGGGCCGGGTCGTGTTCTTCGACGGCCGCGACCGCCTCGTCGGCGAGCGGCTCGAGTACAACTTCCGCACGGGGACGGGCGTCATTTACCAGGCGGAGGCCTTCGTCGAGCCCCACTTCTTCTTCCTCGGCAACCGGATGGAGCGGTTCGGTGAGAAGGCCTTCCGCCTCGCCGGCGGCGTCTTCACGACCTGCGAAGGGGAGTCGCCGGCCTGGCACGTGCGGTGGGGTGAGGCGACGGCCTACCTCGACGACTGGGTGTGGGGCACCAACGCCTCCTTCTGGATCGGGCGGGTGCCGATCGTGCCCTTCATCCCCTTCTTCGCGGCGAACCTCCGCAAGCAGCGCTCGAGCGGCCTCCTGGTTCCCACCTTCGGCAGCAGCAGCGCCAAGGGCTTGTACTACCAGCAGCCCATCTACTGGGTGATCTCGGACAGCCAGGACCTCACCCTGACCCCCACCTACTACGGCAGCCGAGGCTGGGGCCTCGGCGCCATCTACCGGTACGTGTGGCGGGAAGAGTCGCGGGGCGAGATGGAGGGATTCGGACTGCAGGACACTCGCCGGCACGAAGGGCGCTGGGTGTACGGCGTGCGTCACGAGGAGCAGTTCACCCCGAAGCTCACGCTCAAGGCGGACATCGCGCAGGTCAGCGATGACCAGTACTTTTCCGATTTCGGCAACACGCTCGACGAGCAGAGCAAGCAGCGGCTCGATTCGAACATCTCGCTCACCCAGCGGTGGGAGAAGTGGAACCTCGTGAACCGCCTGGGCTTCTATGAGGACCTCACGACCGATGTCCCGATCGAGCTGAACCGCCTGCCCGAGCTCAAGCTCAACGCGTTCTCCCAGCCGGTGCCCGGGCTCGGCGGCCTCCTCTACGAGCTGGAGACCTCCTACAACAACTTCGTCCGGGACGTGGGCTCGGACGGGCAGCGCTTCGACATCCGCCCGGTGCTCTCCTTCCCGTTCTCGGCCGGCGGGTACGTCTCGCTCACGCCGCGGCTGGCGGGCCGCGAGACCGTCTACGACACCAAGGTCATCGGAATCAAGCAGGACCGTGGCTTCTTCGTCGAGAACACGGTCAAGGAAGCGGTGACCCGCTCGCTGTTCGAGGCGGCCCTGGACCTGGAGACCCGTGCCTACCGGGTCTTCGATCTCGGCGGCGCCATGGGGATTCAGCGCCTCCAGCACGCCATCGAGCCGCGGCTCACCTACAACTACATCCCCGACGTCAACCAGGACAACCTTCCCCAGTACGACGGGACGGACAAGATCCGGCCGACCAACGGCGTCGCCTACTCGTTGACCAACCGGATCAAAGCCCGGAGTGTCAGCGAGGAAGAGGGGAAGGCGGGACGCGTCTGGGAGCTCGCTCGTCTGACGCTCTCGCAGAGCTATGACCTCGAGCAGCCGCCGCGGACGGAGCCAACCTCCCCCATCAATCAGCCGGTGCCCACTCCGTCGCCGGCCCCGCCGGTCTTCCCGCCGCCGGCCGTCAAGGGCAACCGCCTGTCCGACCTCACGGCCGACTTCCTGTTCGAGCCGGTTCTGGGGATCCAGTTCCGGGCCAACGCCGTCATGAACGTCTACGACAAGGGGCGAGTCAGCTCGGCGACCACGGACCTGTCCTACGAGGCCAAGGAGGCCAAGGTGACGCTCGGGACCCGGCACGGCGACGGAGGCCGGCTCCAGTTCGTCCAGGGGACCCTGACCACCCAGCTCGGCCCTCGATGGGTCTTCCGGTTCTCGACCAACTACGACATCGAGAGCGGAACGATCGTCGAGAACCGCTTCGAGGTGGACTTCCGCGAGCAGTGCTGGGCGACGACGCTCGCCTATGTGCATCGGACGAGCGACGACGAGTTCCGCGTCACCATCAACCTCCTGGAGCTCGGCCATTACGGGTTCGGGCGGGTCTTCGCCTCGCAGTGA
- a CDS encoding DUF72 domain-containing protein — protein MIASGRFYPRPRMSAEDRLRWYTRFFDVVEVNATYYALPSPRNALLWVERTPPGFLFQVKAYSLMTGHHPRVDTLPPDLRLMLPEDVPLRPRGEVERDRFPAEALDRSFELFREGLRPLAEAGKLGYILFQLAPWVRYHETTLDYLASLPRRLPGWAVAVEFRNQTWIPERTEEVLRFLADHGLIFVCIDAPWQPFIPAATVPGWVTFRLHGRNVEGWLAQLAGKEPTVAEKYDYLYGADELAAIARRARAFGGHARRVAVTFNNNNLDYPIQNALDLKRLLGLEAVEVEAPRDRPHAVRRRRAEPTSDLFMREPETDR, from the coding sequence TTGATCGCCTCGGGGCGCTTCTACCCCCGCCCGCGGATGTCGGCCGAGGATCGCCTCCGCTGGTACACCCGGTTCTTCGACGTCGTCGAGGTCAACGCGACCTACTACGCGCTCCCCTCGCCCCGGAATGCGCTCCTCTGGGTCGAGCGCACGCCGCCGGGCTTCCTCTTCCAGGTCAAGGCGTACAGCCTGATGACCGGCCACCACCCGCGCGTCGACACGCTCCCACCCGACCTCCGTCTGATGCTGCCCGAGGACGTGCCGCTGCGCCCGCGAGGCGAGGTGGAGCGGGACCGCTTTCCCGCCGAGGCCCTCGATCGGAGCTTCGAGCTGTTCCGGGAGGGACTCCGCCCGCTCGCCGAGGCCGGGAAGCTCGGCTACATCCTCTTCCAGCTGGCGCCGTGGGTCCGCTACCACGAGACGACCCTGGATTACCTGGCCTCGCTCCCGCGGCGGCTGCCGGGCTGGGCGGTCGCGGTCGAGTTCCGGAACCAGACCTGGATCCCGGAGCGGACCGAGGAGGTGCTTCGCTTCCTCGCCGATCACGGTCTCATCTTCGTCTGCATCGATGCCCCGTGGCAGCCGTTCATCCCGGCGGCGACGGTGCCCGGCTGGGTGACCTTCCGCCTCCATGGCCGGAACGTCGAGGGCTGGCTGGCCCAGCTGGCCGGGAAGGAGCCGACCGTCGCCGAGAAGTACGACTACCTGTACGGTGCCGATGAGCTCGCGGCCATCGCCCGCCGGGCGCGGGCCTTCGGGGGCCACGCCCGGCGGGTCGCGGTGACGTTCAACAACAACAACCTGGACTACCCCATCCAGAACGCGCTCGACCTCAAGCGTCTCCTGGGACTCGAGGCGGTGGAGGTCGAAGCGCCGCGCGACAGGCCGCATGCGGTCCGGCGACGCCGGGCCGAACCCACCAGCGATCTCTTCATGCGCGAGCCCGAGACTGACCGCTAG
- a CDS encoding folylpolyglutamate synthase/dihydrofolate synthase family protein, with protein MPPVDPVAWLSRFSHFERSGMRPGLERIEALLAALGHPETGLRILHVGGTNGKGSVSALAEAILRAAGYRTGLYTSPHLLDITERVRIGGAPITPAALTRYAEALAPRVETDGATFFEVMTAVALAAFRGEGVEAAVLEVGLGGRWDATNVGAPLASVITRIDYDHQEYLGRRLSEIAAEKAAIIRGGVALSAAQPPEAMAVIEARCRNVGVPLLVEGRELRVEVVRSDLAGHRLHVRCPGVRLDDLPLALLGLFQPANAVLAVGAVRAFAGAAGLTVSDAAIRAGCATVQWPGRFQVVPGAAGRRPAIVLDGAHNPAGAAALAASLAHYFPGARLTVIAGISADKDRAGMLKALAPLAARVVLTAARNARATPPAELRAALEPVEADVTLAPDAASALELALGDAAADVVCVAGSLFLVADALRWLQAQGILGPGLPGS; from the coding sequence ATGCCCCCCGTCGACCCTGTCGCCTGGCTCTCGCGCTTTTCCCACTTCGAGCGCTCCGGGATGCGGCCGGGGCTCGAGCGGATCGAGGCGCTCCTGGCCGCCCTGGGACATCCGGAGACCGGCCTGCGCATCCTCCACGTCGGTGGGACCAACGGCAAGGGGTCGGTCTCGGCCCTGGCCGAGGCGATCCTGCGGGCGGCGGGATACCGGACCGGGCTCTACACATCCCCGCACCTTCTCGACATCACCGAGCGCGTCCGGATCGGTGGCGCGCCGATCACGCCAGCGGCCCTCACGCGTTACGCCGAGGCGCTGGCGCCGCGGGTCGAGACCGATGGGGCCACCTTCTTCGAGGTGATGACGGCGGTGGCGCTGGCCGCCTTCCGGGGCGAGGGGGTGGAGGCGGCCGTGCTCGAGGTCGGGCTCGGCGGGCGCTGGGACGCGACGAACGTCGGCGCCCCGCTCGCCTCGGTGATCACCCGCATCGACTACGACCACCAGGAGTACCTCGGCCGCCGTCTCTCGGAGATCGCCGCCGAGAAGGCCGCCATCATCCGGGGCGGCGTGGCGCTGTCCGCCGCCCAGCCGCCCGAGGCCATGGCCGTCATCGAGGCGCGCTGCCGGAATGTCGGGGTCCCGTTACTCGTGGAAGGGCGGGAGCTGCGGGTCGAGGTTGTCCGCTCGGATCTCGCCGGGCACCGCCTACACGTCCGCTGCCCGGGCGTTCGTCTCGACGATCTCCCGCTGGCGCTCCTCGGCCTCTTCCAGCCGGCCAACGCGGTCCTGGCCGTCGGTGCCGTGCGGGCGTTCGCGGGCGCGGCCGGGCTCACGGTGTCGGACGCGGCCATTCGCGCGGGCTGCGCCACCGTGCAATGGCCGGGACGGTTCCAGGTGGTGCCTGGAGCGGCGGGCCGCCGCCCGGCCATCGTCCTCGACGGTGCCCACAACCCCGCCGGGGCCGCCGCCCTGGCCGCGTCCCTCGCCCACTACTTCCCGGGCGCGCGCCTGACCGTGATCGCCGGCATTTCGGCGGACAAGGACCGCGCGGGCATGCTCAAGGCCCTGGCGCCGCTGGCCGCGCGGGTCGTGCTGACCGCCGCTCGGAATGCCCGGGCGACCCCGCCCGCCGAGCTGCGGGCGGCCCTCGAGCCCGTGGAGGCGGATGTCACGCTGGCGCCCGACGCCGCCTCAGCCCTGGAGCTGGCGCTCGGCGACGCGGCTGCCGACGTCGTCTGCGTGGCGGGCTCGCTCTTCCTGGTGGCGGACGCTCTCCGGTGGCTTCAGGCCCAGGGGATTCTCGGCCCTGGCCTTCCCGGATCCTGA
- the accD gene encoding acetyl-CoA carboxylase, carboxyltransferase subunit beta, protein MAWIFGKKDKKVVITQGLWIKCDACREIVYRADVEKNARTCPRCGAAFRLSARERLTLLLDPGSFEERDAGLRSQDPLGFKDSRGRYRDRLIASREKTRSEEAVVSGLGRIGGFPVVVCVFEFAFMGGSMASVVGEKIARAIELAARKRTPLFIVTTSGGARMQEGVLSLMQMAKTSAALGRLADERVPYVVLLADPTTGGVTASFAMLGDVILAEPRALIGFAGPRVIQETIRQPLPEGFQRSEFLLEHGMIDLIVERKELRELLRRLLAFFAEPAESPAP, encoded by the coding sequence ATGGCCTGGATCTTCGGGAAGAAGGACAAGAAAGTCGTCATCACCCAGGGCCTCTGGATCAAGTGCGACGCCTGCCGGGAGATCGTCTACCGCGCGGACGTCGAGAAGAACGCCCGGACCTGTCCGCGGTGTGGCGCCGCGTTCCGGCTCTCGGCCCGAGAGCGCCTCACCCTCCTGCTCGACCCCGGCTCGTTCGAGGAGCGCGACGCCGGGCTCCGCTCGCAGGACCCGCTCGGCTTCAAGGACAGCCGCGGGCGCTACCGGGACCGTCTGATCGCCTCGCGGGAGAAGACCCGGAGCGAGGAGGCCGTCGTCTCGGGCCTCGGCCGGATCGGCGGCTTCCCGGTGGTGGTCTGCGTCTTCGAGTTCGCCTTCATGGGCGGAAGCATGGCGTCGGTCGTCGGCGAGAAGATCGCGCGCGCCATCGAGCTGGCCGCCCGGAAGCGGACGCCACTGTTCATCGTCACCACCTCGGGCGGCGCCCGGATGCAGGAGGGCGTGCTGTCGCTGATGCAGATGGCCAAGACCTCGGCCGCCCTCGGCCGGCTCGCCGACGAGCGCGTCCCCTACGTCGTCCTGCTGGCCGACCCGACCACCGGCGGAGTGACCGCCTCCTTCGCGATGCTCGGCGACGTCATCCTGGCCGAGCCGCGGGCGCTCATCGGGTTCGCCGGGCCGCGGGTCATCCAGGAGACCATCCGGCAGCCGCTCCCGGAAGGCTTCCAGCGCTCCGAGTTCCTGCTCGAGCACGGCATGATCGACCTGATCGTCGAGCGGAAGGAGCTGCGCGAGCTCCTCCGACGCCTCCTCGCCTTCTTCGCCGAGCCCGCGGAGTCCCCCGCGCCCTGA